The Avibacterium sp. 20-132 genome segment AGGGTCGCCGGCATTGATCAGTTCATCAGCTTGATGAATGAGCTTGATTACGGTATCCAATTGTTTTTTCACCGCTTTGCGTGGAATAAGCAACCATTTTTGCGGCACGATGGGTAAATCTTCCAAGCGCCACATTTTGAATTTGGGATCGTAAGCCTCCGGTTCAGCTTGCTCTAATAAATGGCCAACGCACCAAGTTACGCAATCATTTTCGCCACAACGAATAAAACCATCACCACGCTGATGGGGTTTGGGCAACACATCGGCAATGGCGCGTGCAAGGCTAGGTTTTTCGGCTATAAATAATCGCATAGGGACAACATCAATTAGCTAAAACAAAGCTCTGCATTCTAACACAGATTTCATTATTCCCAATTTATTAATTTTTCGTTAGAATGTTGCGACTTATTAACACTGAGGATAAAAATTATGTTTGGAAAAGGTGGCTTAGGCAACTTAATGAAACAAGCCCAACAAATGCAAGATCGTATGCAAAAAATGCAAGAAGAAATTGCACAGTTGGAAGTAACGGGTGAATCTGGCGCAGGCTTGGTAAAAATTACGGTAAATGGTGCGCATAACTGTCGCCGTATTGAAATCGATCCTTCTTTAATGGAAGACGATAAAGAAATGCTCGAAGATCTGATTGCAGCCGCGTTTAATGATGCTGTTCGCCGTGCAGAAGAATTGCAAAAAGAAAAAATGGCATCAGTTACCGCAGGAATGTCATTACCGCCCGGCTTTAAGATGCCGTTCTAAATTCCCCTAATTTTGCACTGCACTTCATTTTTTCTTAAAAATCAAAGTGCGGTGTGTTTTTTTATTTATTTTAGGCAAAACAATGCAAACAAGCCCATTATTAGAAAATCTTATTGATGCACTGCGCTGTTTACCCGGAGTGGGACCGAAATCGGCACAACGTATGGCATATCATTTACTGCAACGGGATCGCAACGGTGGAATGGAGCTAGCGCGTGCTTTAACCGCCGCAATGTCGCAAATTGGGCATTGCGAGCAATGCAGAACCTTTACTGAAGAAGACGTGTGTACTATTTGCCATAATCCACGTCGTCAAAACACTGGTTTGCTTTGTGTGGTGGAGCAACCTTCAGATATTCAAGCCATTGAACAAACGGGGCAATTCTCAGGGCGTTATTTCGTCTTAATGGGGCATCTTTCTCCTTTAGACGGTATCGGGCCAAAAGAAATCGGTTTAGACTTGCTTAATAGACGGTTGCAAAATGAAACCTTTAATGAAGTGATTCTCGCCACCAATCCAACGGTGGAAGGTGAGGCAACCGCCAATTATATTGCAGAACTTTGTATGCAATACAATATCAAAGTCACTCGTATTGCGCACGGTATCCCAGTGGGCGGAGAGCTAGAAACGGTGGATAGTAACACGCTTGGACATTCTTTTTCTGGGCGCAGAGAAATTGAGTATTAAATAAGAGAAAATTTAGGGGGAATTAGAAGAAATGGTGCGACTAGCTGGACTCGAACCAGTGACCCCCACCATGTCAAGGTGGTGCTCTAACCAACTGAGCTATAGTCGCACTGAAATTTGGTGCGTATCTTAGCGACTTTTGCCGTGTAACACAAGGGCATTTTTCATATTGTATGATTAATTGCCATAAATTTAATCAATGGCTTAGCGTTTTTTGCTGTTTTTCGCGTAGGCGATCTCGATCTTGCTGGGTTTTAGGCGTATAATAGCCCGCAATTTTTAGTTTGTATTTTGAAGAACAATGGAGTAAGTAATGTCTAGAAGACTAAGAAGAACCAAAATTGTATGTACTATGGGGCCTTCTACAGACCGTGGTAATAATTTAGAAAAAATTATTGCAGCGGGTGCTAATGTAGTGAGAATGAACTTTTCTCACGGTACGCCTGAAGATCACATTGGGCGTGCGCAACGTGTGCGTGAAATTGCACAAAAATTAGGTAAAACTGTGGCGATTTTAGGGGATTTACAAGGGCCTAAAATTCGTGTTTCTACTTTTAAAGATGGCAAAATTTTCTTAAATGTGGGTGATAAATTTGTTTTAGACGCAGAATTACCAAAAGGTGAAGGGGATCAAGAAGCCGTTGGTTTAGATTATAAAACCTTACCACAAGACGTTGTTCCGGGTGATATTTTATTATTAGATGATGGTCGTGTTCAGTTAAAAGTATTATCAACTGAAGGCGCAAAAGTCTTCACTGAAGTGACTGTCGGCGGGCCTCTTTCAAATAATAAAGGGATCAATAAATTAGGCGGTGGGTTATCTGCCGATGCCTTAACGGAAAAAGACAAAGCAGATATTATTACTGCAGCGCGTATTGGGGTGGATTACTTAGCCGTGTCTTTCCCTCGTTCAAGTGCTGATTTGAACTATGCACGTCAATTAGCGGAAGAAGCCGGTCTTAAAGCGAAAATTGTGGCAAAAGTAGAACGTGCGGAAACCGTAATGAGTGATGAAGCGATGGACGATATTATTCTTGCTTCTGATGTGATTATGGTTGCCCGTGGTGACTTAGGCGTTGAAATTGGCGATCCTGAATTAGTGGGCGTACAGAAAAAATTAATCCGTCGTTCTCGTCAATTAAATCGCGTGGTGATTACCGCAACGCAAATGATGGAATCAATGATCAGCAACCCAATGCCAACCCGTGCGGAAGTAATGGACGTAGCCAATGCGGTATTGGACGGTACAGACGCAGTAATGCTTTCTGCTGAAACCGCTGCGGG includes the following:
- the recR gene encoding recombination mediator RecR; translated protein: MQTSPLLENLIDALRCLPGVGPKSAQRMAYHLLQRDRNGGMELARALTAAMSQIGHCEQCRTFTEEDVCTICHNPRRQNTGLLCVVEQPSDIQAIEQTGQFSGRYFVLMGHLSPLDGIGPKEIGLDLLNRRLQNETFNEVILATNPTVEGEATANYIAELCMQYNIKVTRIAHGIPVGGELETVDSNTLGHSFSGRREIEY
- a CDS encoding YbaB/EbfC family nucleoid-associated protein; translated protein: MFGKGGLGNLMKQAQQMQDRMQKMQEEIAQLEVTGESGAGLVKITVNGAHNCRRIEIDPSLMEDDKEMLEDLIAAAFNDAVRRAEELQKEKMASVTAGMSLPPGFKMPF
- the pyk gene encoding pyruvate kinase gives rise to the protein MSRRLRRTKIVCTMGPSTDRGNNLEKIIAAGANVVRMNFSHGTPEDHIGRAQRVREIAQKLGKTVAILGDLQGPKIRVSTFKDGKIFLNVGDKFVLDAELPKGEGDQEAVGLDYKTLPQDVVPGDILLLDDGRVQLKVLSTEGAKVFTEVTVGGPLSNNKGINKLGGGLSADALTEKDKADIITAARIGVDYLAVSFPRSSADLNYARQLAEEAGLKAKIVAKVERAETVMSDEAMDDIILASDVIMVARGDLGVEIGDPELVGVQKKLIRRSRQLNRVVITATQMMESMISNPMPTRAEVMDVANAVLDGTDAVMLSAETAAGQYPAETVAAMAKVCLGAEKMPSVNVSRHRVDRTFDTIEEAVAMSAMFAANHMKGVAAIIAMTNSGHTAKLMSRISSGLPIFALSRNQETLNLCALYRGVVPVHFDQESRTIEGLKAAMQLLKDKGYLVTGDLVLLTQGDLLTSGGTNTCRTLVVE